The Ptychodera flava strain L36383 chromosome 14, AS_Pfla_20210202, whole genome shotgun sequence genome segment acaatcatcaaaatttacagctacagGCCCTTTAAAATTCTGTTTAAGGTCATTTTACCCTCCAGGCATCTATAGCCTCATAGAGGCACCCGTATTGATTCagaaatgtatttaaaaaattaaatttcgaaGTCACCATTCACTGAACAGAAACGGATAGGTTTTAAGCCTGTCGCACTTTTCTACGCACAAAACACACCCCAACTCGAACCTATAAGTTGAGTGACTATAGGCTGTCTTCGCATGTGACCTCAAGTATTAACAGCGGCGCTGTTCACTTTTCTTGTTGCAGGAAGTTGACAGACTAAgtcttaaaaacaaaaatctgcAGAGCCTAGTCCAGCGACTACAGACCGAAGAAGAGGAGTTGGTGCTTCTCCTACGCAGTCACCTAATGCGATGTAAATACGCTACGCACTATGTGAAAGTGTAGCCTGTCCTt includes the following:
- the LOC139149947 gene encoding jun dimerization protein 2-like isoform X2 translates to MTDIVLQGTTTSPILSEDDRLQLRRLKNRQAAAKCRNRKKDKIEALLKEVDRLSLKNKNLQSLVQRLQTEEEELVLLLRSHLMRCKYATHYVKV